The Vibrio aerogenes nucleotide sequence TCAATTCTCTGTTCGCGGCTTCTTCAGCGGTTTCTCCCTGGTCAATTAAGCCCTTCGGGAAGCCTAATTCATAACGCTGTGTTCCTGCCGCATATTCCCGGACAAGGAGTAAATCTCCCTGCGGTGTCACCGGGACCATCATCACTGCGCTATTTCCCCGGGGTTGCATTCGTTCATATGTCCGGTGCTCTCCGTTTGAAAAGCATAAGTCCAGTGATTCGACCGTGAAAAGACGTGACTCAGCGACGGTTGTAATATTCAGAATCTCAGGACACTGTTTGACGGACATACCTTCATACCTCGGAGGAACTTACAGTTTTAACTATATGAGAAAATTTGCGATTTTGAAAAGCATAGTTTGTTGCTATTTCATCTGTCTATCACAAAATTAATAATAAGAGTGTTCACCGCGATCATGTTCAGTTAAATCTTTTACGGCGCTCAGCTCACCAGAGAAATGTGCCAGTAACTCTTTTTCAACGCCATCTTTCAGTGTGACATCGACCATCGAACAACCATTGCAGCCGCCACCGAACTGAATCACAGCTGTGCCATCATCAGTAATTTCCAGTAACTGAATATGACCACCATGACCGGCAAGCTGGGGATTGATTTGTGTTTGAATCATATATTCAACACGCTCAAGCAGTGGTGCGTCATCCGAAACTTTTTTCATTTTTGCATTCGGAGCCTTCAGTGTGAGCTGAG carries:
- the nfuA gene encoding Fe-S biogenesis protein NfuA; its protein translation is MSNIIITESAQEHFVKLLEQQPEGTNIRVFVVNPGTPNAECGVSYCPVDAVESTDTEMKFQGFSAYIDELSQPFLEDAEIDFVTDKMGSQLTLKAPNAKMKKVSDDAPLLERVEYMIQTQINPQLAGHGGHIQLLEITDDGTAVIQFGGGCNGCSMVDVTLKDGVEKELLAHFSGELSAVKDLTEHDRGEHSYY
- the nudE gene encoding ADP compounds hydrolase NudE — its product is MSVKQCPEILNITTVAESRLFTVESLDLCFSNGEHRTYERMQPRGNSAVMMVPVTPQGDLLLVREYAAGTQRYELGFPKGLIDQGETAEEAANRELKEEVGFGANQLIFLKEVILAPSYFSGKMSLFIARGLYPEKLEGDEPEPLEVIRWPLNQATELLSHLDFCESRSVSALLLALHHLNLTGER